The Vibrio kanaloae genome has a window encoding:
- a CDS encoding 5-carboxymethyl-2-hydroxymuconate Delta-isomerase — MPNLVLEYSNSVDERVNIQGLLEDLHQVALNCGLFDVPSVKSRSLRCHNWLVGDEEDSVDFIHISFELLSGRTEGQKRELSRLLMQALQEQASHIRSLTVNIRDMDKDCFQKVIN, encoded by the coding sequence ATGCCGAATCTAGTTTTAGAGTACTCAAATTCAGTGGACGAGCGAGTGAATATCCAAGGTTTACTAGAAGATCTTCATCAAGTTGCATTAAACTGCGGCTTGTTTGATGTGCCTTCTGTGAAGTCACGTTCACTGCGTTGTCATAACTGGCTAGTCGGTGACGAAGAGGACAGTGTGGATTTTATTCACATCAGCTTCGAGTTACTTTCAGGACGTACCGAAGGACAGAAAAGAGAGTTGTCACGTTTGCTAATGCAAGCCCTACAAGAACAGGCAAGCCATATCCGCAGCCTTACGGTGAACATAAGAGATATGGATAAAGATTGCTTTCAGAAAGTGATTAACTAG
- a CDS encoding DUF805 domain-containing protein produces the protein MSMKDLLLSFKGRIGRKTYWMWNIFYYVAITGFASGISVLFPAYTYILLPIFLLLLVIPDLAVTAKRWHDRNKSNYWLLLNVPLVLGRLASPMAATTTESVSPIHMVATAAALVCGLWILIECGLLKGTEGRNDYGEDPV, from the coding sequence ATGTCGATGAAAGATTTACTGCTCTCTTTCAAGGGGAGAATTGGTCGTAAGACTTATTGGATGTGGAATATTTTCTACTATGTGGCGATTACTGGTTTTGCTTCCGGTATCTCGGTTTTGTTCCCCGCATACACTTATATCCTGCTGCCAATCTTCTTACTGCTGCTGGTTATTCCAGATCTTGCGGTAACGGCTAAGCGTTGGCATGACCGTAATAAGTCGAACTATTGGCTATTGTTAAATGTGCCTCTCGTTCTGGGACGTTTAGCCTCGCCAATGGCAGCAACCACGACAGAGTCGGTATCGCCAATTCATATGGTGGCTACCGCTGCAGCATTAGTGTGTGGGTTATGGATTTTGATTGAATGTGGATTGCTTAAGGGAACTGAAGGTCGTAATGATTACGGTGAAGATCCAGTATAA
- a CDS encoding DUF3135 domain-containing protein yields MAHPQPDQELPPFDELVQLAKSDPKAFNQFKHEMCEQMICSASQVMQNRLRAQQSHIDLVVSRCKNPHHTNVVLMQELRCQVCKFQDALQGRCGFEEPKSENVVPFRPNTEPKMY; encoded by the coding sequence ATGGCACATCCACAGCCCGACCAAGAACTGCCACCCTTTGATGAACTGGTCCAACTCGCGAAAAGCGATCCTAAAGCATTCAATCAATTCAAACACGAGATGTGTGAGCAAATGATCTGTTCTGCCTCTCAAGTGATGCAAAACAGGCTTCGAGCTCAGCAAAGTCACATCGATTTAGTCGTTAGCCGCTGCAAAAACCCTCACCATACCAATGTTGTACTGATGCAAGAGCTACGCTGTCAGGTCTGTAAATTTCAAGATGCGCTTCAAGGCCGCTGTGGTTTTGAAGAGCCTAAATCTGAAAATGTGGTTCCTTTTAGGCCGAACACAGAGCCAAAAATGTATTAA
- a CDS encoding helix-turn-helix transcriptional regulator, producing the protein MKTSDKILQTIKRQGAVTAKQLSEEFDMTTMGARQHLQSLEDDGILAFHDVKVKVGRPTRHWSLTQQGHSQFSDRHGELTIQVIDAVENLFGQEGLAKVAAEREQHTLKQYQTALSGCDNLISKLEKLTQLREEEGYMAELQEHDDHYILIENHCPICKAATRCPSLCQSELNVFTELLKDECHVSRTEHIIAGERRCTYTLTPTPSS; encoded by the coding sequence ATGAAAACAAGCGACAAAATCTTACAAACCATTAAGCGCCAAGGAGCGGTAACCGCGAAGCAACTGTCAGAAGAATTTGACATGACGACAATGGGGGCAAGGCAACATCTGCAAAGCCTGGAAGATGACGGTATTCTTGCGTTTCATGACGTTAAAGTAAAAGTGGGACGTCCTACCCGCCATTGGTCACTGACTCAACAAGGCCATAGCCAATTCTCAGACCGACACGGTGAGCTGACGATTCAAGTGATTGATGCCGTAGAGAACCTATTTGGCCAAGAGGGGCTAGCTAAGGTTGCTGCCGAGCGTGAACAACACACTTTAAAGCAGTATCAAACCGCTCTATCTGGCTGTGATAACCTGATCAGTAAACTTGAAAAGCTCACTCAACTTCGTGAAGAAGAAGGTTACATGGCAGAGCTTCAAGAGCATGACGATCATTACATCTTGATAGAGAACCACTGCCCTATATGTAAGGCTGCGACTCGTTGCCCTAGCTTATGCCAGTCAGAACTCAATGTTTTCACCGAACTGCTCAAAGACGAGTGCCATGTAAGCCGTACTGAACACATTATTGCTGGCGAGCGACGTTGCACTTACACCCTAACACCCACACCTTCATCGTAA
- the glpX gene encoding class II fructose-bisphosphatase gives MKRDLAMSFSRVTEGAALAGYKWLGRGDKNAADGAAVEVMRSLLNKTEISGEIVIGEGEIDDAPMLYIGEQVGVGGDAVDIAVDPIEGTRMTAMGQSNALAVLAAGEKGSFLKAPDMYMEKLVVGPGAKGVIDLARPLKENLENVAKALGKTLDTLVVTTLAKPRHDQVIADMQAMGVRVFAVPDGDVAASILTCMPDSEVDVMYCIGGAPEGVVSAAVIRALDGDMHGRLLPRHEVKGDTAENRKHGELELERCAEMGVTAGIVLKMEDMARSDNVVFSATGITKGDLLEGITRTGNIATTETLLIRGRCRTIRRIKSIHYLERKDPEVIDHIL, from the coding sequence ATGAAACGCGATTTAGCAATGTCATTCTCTCGTGTCACTGAAGGTGCAGCACTAGCTGGTTACAAATGGCTTGGCCGTGGCGATAAAAACGCTGCTGATGGCGCTGCTGTAGAAGTAATGCGTAGTCTACTAAACAAAACCGAAATCAGCGGTGAGATTGTTATTGGTGAAGGTGAAATTGATGATGCACCTATGCTCTACATCGGGGAGCAAGTAGGTGTGGGCGGTGATGCTGTCGATATTGCCGTTGACCCAATTGAAGGAACACGCATGACAGCAATGGGCCAATCAAACGCATTGGCTGTATTGGCGGCAGGCGAAAAAGGCAGCTTCCTTAAAGCGCCTGATATGTACATGGAAAAGTTAGTTGTAGGCCCTGGCGCTAAAGGCGTGATTGACCTAGCACGACCACTAAAAGAAAACCTAGAAAACGTAGCGAAAGCGCTGGGTAAAACGCTGGATACATTAGTTGTAACGACACTGGCTAAGCCACGTCACGATCAAGTCATCGCCGACATGCAAGCAATGGGCGTTCGCGTATTCGCAGTGCCAGACGGTGATGTTGCTGCTTCTATCCTCACTTGTATGCCAGACAGCGAAGTAGACGTCATGTACTGCATCGGTGGCGCACCTGAAGGTGTCGTTTCTGCGGCGGTTATTCGCGCACTAGATGGTGACATGCACGGTCGTCTTCTCCCTCGTCACGAGGTGAAAGGCGATACCGCAGAAAACCGTAAGCACGGTGAGCTTGAGCTAGAACGTTGCGCTGAAATGGGCGTAACAGCGGGTATAGTGTTGAAGATGGAAGACATGGCGCGCAGCGACAACGTAGTATTCTCAGCAACCGGCATCACCAAAGGTGATTTGCTAGAAGGCATTACTCGTACAGGTAATATCGCAACCACAGAAACACTACTTATACGTGGTCGCTGCCGTACGATTCGTCGCATCAAATCAATTCACTACTTAGAACGTAAAGACCCTGAAGTAATCGATCACATCCTGTAA
- the zapB gene encoding cell division protein ZapB, protein MSFEVLEQLEAKIQTAVDTIALLQMEVEELKEEKQALATEAGELKASRHELEQKTQQMQEEHSAWQDRIRNLLGKMDDVE, encoded by the coding sequence ATGTCTTTTGAAGTACTAGAGCAGCTAGAAGCAAAAATTCAAACAGCAGTAGATACAATTGCACTTCTTCAAATGGAAGTGGAAGAGCTTAAAGAAGAGAAACAAGCACTAGCGACAGAAGCTGGTGAGCTAAAAGCAAGCCGTCACGAGCTAGAGCAAAAAACTCAGCAAATGCAGGAAGAGCATTCAGCATGGCAAGATCGCATCCGTAACCTTCTAGGTAAAATGGATGACGTTGAGTAA
- the rraA gene encoding ribonuclease E activity regulator RraA — MEYNTSALCDIYIDQVDVVEPMFSNFGGRASFAGQVTTLKCFEDNALIRSVLEQDGLGRVLLIDGGGSLRKALIDAEIALLAEDNEWEGIVVYGCVREVDELEDMNLGIQALASIPVGASQESIGEVDVPVNFGSVTFLPEDYLYADNTGIILSAEPLDVELDLDVEEESD, encoded by the coding sequence ATGGAATACAACACTTCAGCACTGTGCGACATCTACATAGATCAAGTTGATGTCGTGGAGCCAATGTTCAGCAACTTCGGTGGACGAGCATCCTTCGCAGGACAGGTCACAACATTAAAGTGTTTTGAAGACAACGCTTTGATTCGCTCTGTATTGGAGCAAGATGGGTTAGGTCGAGTGCTGCTAATCGATGGTGGTGGCTCATTACGAAAAGCGCTGATCGATGCTGAAATAGCCCTGCTTGCCGAAGACAATGAGTGGGAAGGGATTGTGGTTTATGGCTGTGTACGTGAAGTCGATGAACTAGAAGATATGAATCTCGGCATTCAGGCCTTAGCGTCCATTCCTGTCGGAGCTAGCCAAGAGAGCATTGGTGAGGTTGATGTTCCAGTCAATTTTGGCAGCGTGACTTTTTTACCTGAAGATTACCTTTACGCGGATAACACAGGCATCATTCTCTCTGCTGAGCCGTTAGATGTTGAACTCGACCTTGATGTCGAAGAAGAATCAGATTAA
- a CDS encoding 1,4-dihydroxy-2-naphthoate polyprenyltransferase: MKQSLLIWLDAARPKTLPLALVSILTGSSLAFASNHFSLSIALLAFLTATLLQILSNLANDYGDAVKGTDNEKRLGPIRAMQSGTVNAKTMKQAIILNIVFTVIAGLVLIFYALSSIESILSFIALGVLAIAAAIAYTVGNKPYGYIGLGDLSVFIFFGLLGVSGTYFLHTGHVEPSLFLPALGCGLMAVAVLNINNMRDIENDSECGKRTMAVRLGQRKAKHYHFLLLGFALASFALYLLIQEKPVWISLPFLFSIIVVYKHGKAVWKTDKPAQIAPMMPVIVKCSLVTNLLFAGVVVAQTLLS; the protein is encoded by the coding sequence ATGAAACAATCTTTACTGATCTGGCTTGATGCCGCGCGACCAAAAACTCTGCCTCTCGCACTCGTCTCCATTCTTACAGGAAGTAGTTTGGCGTTCGCTAGCAATCATTTTTCTTTATCGATAGCGCTGCTGGCTTTTTTAACCGCCACTCTATTACAGATTCTATCGAACCTAGCCAACGACTATGGCGATGCCGTCAAAGGCACCGACAACGAGAAGCGTTTAGGCCCAATACGCGCGATGCAGTCTGGTACAGTCAACGCGAAGACCATGAAGCAAGCTATCATCCTCAACATCGTATTTACGGTAATAGCTGGGTTGGTTCTTATTTTTTATGCACTAAGCTCGATTGAGAGTATCTTGTCGTTCATCGCTCTTGGTGTTCTGGCGATTGCGGCTGCTATTGCATACACAGTTGGTAACAAGCCCTATGGTTATATCGGCCTTGGCGACTTATCAGTGTTTATCTTTTTTGGATTGCTAGGCGTGTCTGGAACGTACTTCTTGCATACTGGCCACGTTGAGCCTAGCCTATTTCTTCCCGCTTTAGGTTGTGGGTTAATGGCAGTGGCAGTTCTCAATATCAACAACATGCGTGATATCGAAAACGATAGCGAATGTGGTAAGCGCACTATGGCCGTTCGCTTAGGGCAGCGCAAAGCCAAGCACTACCATTTCTTGTTACTTGGTTTCGCCCTTGCATCTTTCGCGCTATACCTACTGATTCAGGAGAAACCCGTTTGGATTAGCCTGCCATTCTTGTTCAGTATCATTGTTGTTTACAAGCATGGTAAAGCCGTATGGAAAACCGATAAACCAGCTCAGATTGCACCAATGATGCCCGTTATTGTGAAATGCTCCCTGGTCACTAACTTATTGTTTGCAGGGGTTGTCGTAGCTCAAACTCTATTGAGTTAA
- the hslU gene encoding HslU--HslV peptidase ATPase subunit, which produces MSEMTPREIVHELNRHIIGQDNAKRSVAIALRNRWRRMQLEESLRVEVSPKNILMIGPTGVGKTEIARRLAKLANAPFIKVEATKFTEVGYVGKEVETIIRDLTDVAIKMTHQQAMEKVQYRAEEQAEERILDALLPPARDAWGQNEQSTEDTTSSNTRQIFRKKLREGKMDDKEIEIDVAAPQMGVEIMAPPGMEEMTNQLQGMFQNLAGDTKKKRKIKIKDAFKALTEEEAAKLVNQEELKENAIFNAENNGIVFIDEIDKICKRGDSSGPDVSREGVQRDLLPLIEGSTVSTKHGMVKTDHILFITSGAFQVSKPSDLIPELQGRLPIRVELEALSANDFKRILTEPKASLTEQYIALMKTEDVSIEFTEDGINQIADAAWRVNETTENIGARRLHTVMERLMDEISFDATDRAGSKLVIDEAYVTSKLGEFVEDEDLSRFIL; this is translated from the coding sequence ATGTCTGAGATGACTCCTCGCGAAATCGTTCATGAACTCAATCGCCACATTATTGGTCAAGATAACGCTAAGCGTTCAGTAGCCATTGCATTACGTAACCGCTGGCGTCGTATGCAGCTTGAAGAAAGCCTGCGTGTTGAAGTTTCGCCAAAAAACATCCTGATGATTGGCCCAACGGGTGTGGGTAAAACTGAAATAGCTCGTCGTCTAGCAAAACTCGCGAACGCGCCTTTCATCAAAGTGGAAGCAACCAAATTCACCGAAGTGGGTTATGTTGGTAAAGAAGTTGAAACCATCATCCGCGATCTAACCGATGTTGCGATCAAGATGACACATCAACAAGCGATGGAAAAAGTGCAATACCGCGCTGAAGAGCAAGCCGAAGAACGTATTCTTGATGCTCTTCTGCCGCCTGCTCGTGATGCTTGGGGCCAGAACGAGCAATCAACTGAAGACACAACGTCTTCGAATACTCGCCAGATTTTCCGCAAAAAACTGCGCGAAGGTAAGATGGATGACAAAGAGATTGAAATTGATGTCGCAGCACCACAGATGGGTGTTGAAATCATGGCTCCTCCTGGCATGGAAGAGATGACAAACCAGTTACAAGGTATGTTCCAAAACCTAGCTGGCGACACCAAGAAAAAGCGCAAGATTAAAATCAAGGATGCATTCAAAGCACTAACTGAAGAAGAAGCCGCTAAGCTTGTGAACCAAGAAGAGCTAAAAGAGAATGCGATCTTCAACGCTGAAAACAACGGTATCGTATTCATCGATGAGATCGACAAAATTTGTAAGCGTGGCGACAGTTCAGGCCCAGATGTATCTCGTGAAGGTGTTCAACGTGATCTACTGCCTCTTATCGAAGGCAGCACAGTTTCAACCAAGCACGGTATGGTTAAAACTGATCACATCCTGTTTATCACGTCTGGTGCATTTCAAGTATCGAAGCCATCAGATTTAATTCCTGAACTGCAAGGTCGTTTGCCAATCCGCGTAGAGCTGGAAGCACTATCAGCGAACGACTTTAAACGTATCCTGACTGAGCCAAAAGCGTCTCTAACAGAGCAATACATTGCTCTAATGAAAACAGAAGACGTCAGCATTGAATTCACTGAAGATGGCATCAACCAAATTGCAGACGCAGCATGGCGTGTGAACGAAACCACTGAAAACATCGGAGCACGTCGTCTACACACAGTAATGGAGCGCTTAATGGATGAGATTTCATTCGACGCAACGGACAGAGCCGGCAGCAAGCTAGTGATTGACGAAGCTTACGTAACATCAAAGTTAGGTGAGTTCGTGGAAGACGAAGATCTAAGCCGCTTCATTCTGTAG
- the hslV gene encoding ATP-dependent protease subunit HslV: MTTIVSVRRNNKVVIAGDGQVSLGNTVMKGNARKVRRLYNNKVLAGFAGGTADAFTLFEKFESKLQMHQGHLTKAAVELAKDWRSDRALRKLEALLAVADETASLIITGNGDVVQPENDLIAIGSGGNFAQAAATALLENTDLDAREIAEKSLSIAGDICVFTNHQHTVEELDSTVELPKPE; encoded by the coding sequence GTGACTACCATAGTATCTGTACGTCGTAATAATAAAGTCGTCATCGCGGGTGATGGACAAGTATCTCTAGGCAATACAGTAATGAAGGGCAATGCCCGCAAAGTACGTCGCCTATACAACAACAAAGTACTGGCAGGTTTCGCTGGCGGTACGGCTGACGCTTTCACGCTATTCGAAAAATTTGAAAGCAAACTGCAAATGCACCAAGGTCACCTAACCAAAGCGGCCGTTGAGCTGGCAAAGGATTGGCGTAGCGACCGTGCTCTACGTAAATTAGAAGCACTGCTTGCCGTAGCGGATGAAACCGCTTCACTGATCATCACTGGTAATGGTGACGTCGTTCAACCTGAGAATGACCTGATTGCGATTGGCTCAGGTGGTAACTTCGCTCAAGCAGCGGCAACTGCCCTACTAGAAAATACTGATTTAGATGCACGTGAAATCGCAGAAAAGTCGCTGAGCATTGCTGGCGATATCTGTGTCTTCACCAACCATCAACACACTGTTGAAGAGCTAGATAGCACCGTTGAACTGCCAAAACCAGAATAA
- the ftsN gene encoding cell division protein FtsN, which produces MANRDYVKRGRGTKKTTNKQAPRRKPWRSGLLAILLAGGFGYGLYLLSNDPEPPAPAPVVNKSKPKPAKVIPPPPTEKWDYVETLPSREIEIKAKEQQISKIPYIMQCGAYKTSAQAETRKLDIAFQGISSEIRKKDGSSWYRVVLGPYKFKRDAERDRHKLQRAKIEPCAIWKDTE; this is translated from the coding sequence GTGGCTAATAGAGATTATGTAAAGCGCGGTCGTGGCACAAAAAAAACGACCAACAAACAAGCCCCTCGCCGTAAACCTTGGCGCAGTGGTCTTTTGGCGATCCTCCTTGCTGGTGGTTTTGGTTACGGTCTTTACTTATTAAGTAATGATCCTGAGCCACCAGCGCCAGCTCCTGTGGTGAACAAGTCAAAACCTAAGCCAGCAAAAGTAATTCCGCCTCCTCCAACAGAGAAATGGGACTACGTCGAAACGCTGCCAAGTCGCGAGATTGAAATTAAAGCCAAAGAGCAACAGATCTCGAAGATCCCTTACATCATGCAATGTGGCGCTTACAAAACCTCAGCACAGGCAGAAACACGTAAGTTGGACATTGCCTTCCAAGGTATCTCGAGTGAGATCCGCAAGAAAGATGGCAGTAGCTGGTACCGTGTGGTTCTAGGACCTTACAAATTTAAGCGTGATGCCGAACGAGATCGCCACAAACTACAACGCGCAAAAATAGAACCTTGTGCTATTTGGAAAGACACCGAGTAG